One Diabrotica virgifera virgifera chromosome 3, PGI_DIABVI_V3a genomic window carries:
- the LOC126882629 gene encoding uncharacterized protein LOC126882629: protein MLTKLIQLIATILGLIQNKYNDEKLRKGLIECRKAIKMIHDRMRFAKTIGEKQHLEAQMRQVRTLSKQLKAEQKKGARLNTRPETAKRRVHWEDSVSTFNSRIQTGVISNLKHKDPGSFLVDCKALFKRRIQTALKNNAAVKVNIAFGGEFEIAQGDKMINETKYFTTSNSAIYRDTNLDEWFEKKVVKPINRDLEEFQERDSGWALKAVVNLGVNINKFTPQLGSSYIEVPPQIKIKQACINVKNDDDACFAWAVISALYPCQNNSALMSSYPHYSQVLKLKGIQWPMTAKQIPNFEKQNNISINVYILKKEKKNYTTLPTFLTKDKKDKHVNLLLIQDKYDEQGPLKYHYVWIKNLSRLLSKQLSNEDGTKYFCDGCLHYFRSQEKLNVHKTCCKGRSDVLCDRCLQPFLSSTQLEAHINDCERINETAIKMPEESHKMLKFKNFRNKLKAPFAVYADLESVLEHSAEKTTYQKHIPAAVWYYFKCSYDDSLSFYKSYRGKDCMKWFADELNQLAEDVSTVFMCPFDINMTFQQESDFQAATHCHICEQRFSLSDKKMRDHNHLIPENNYRFASHEGCNINYKDAHTIPVIFHNLSGYDAHFIINDIATHIKGPVDLLPITKEKYISFTKHINDARIKFRFIDSFRFMASSLDKLSSYLTEYPNLRSQYVFLPEEQFNLLTVKGIMPYDYIDSFDRFIETCLPPIEFFYNKLEDKPCPRRHYHRALQVWSSFSCSSLGDYVDLYMKTDILLLADVFERFRSSCLETYNLDPAHYFTLPGFTWDAMLNYTKQELELLTDPDMHLFVERGIRGGLSQVCSKRRVHANNKYMASYDPSKPDSYLMYFDVNNQYGWAMSQYLPYGGFEWSDTNINVLSIPDDSSEGCILEVDLEYPQHLHDRHKDIPFCPQSLNPKTMKPPKRPRELTKLMATLHDKERYIIHYRALKQALAHGLILKKIHRVLKFKQSPWLKSYIDLNTNLRKAAKNEFEKNLFKLMNNAVFGKTLEGVRRRVDIKLLTEWEGRYGAEARISSPLFKNATIFNENLIAVEMHRAEIWLVKPIYVGMSILDLAKTTIYDFQYGYLASRFGENFSTCYTDTDSVIVEIREKDPYEAMIHDCYKYFDTSDYPKDNIYGIPLVNKKVLGIMKDENNGCIMTDYIGLRSKLYTTKAATTDVDIKKLRGKLKEQEYDDDEVDNIIRNYGVTKKAKGVKKSVVNTKITFEDYVECSDTFTAKVTSQNLIRSDKHKVYSITQSKIALSPNDDKRHHIQGSYDTLPFGHYLIDTLEMDID from the coding sequence ATGTTAACTAAACTTATTCAGTTAATTGCAACCATCTTAGGTTTAATTCAAAACAAGTATAATGATGAAAAGTTAAGAAAAGGGTTGATAGAGTGTAGGAAAGCGATTAAAATGATTCATGATAGAATGAGGTTTGCAAAGACGATTGGCGAAAAGCAGCACCTCGAAGCTCAGATGCGGCAGGTGAGAACGTTGAGTAAGCAACTGAAGGCTGAACAAAAGAAGGGGGCGAGACTTAACACTCGTCCGGAGACTGCAAAGCGTAGGGTACATTGGGAAGACTCTGTATCTACATTTAATTCAAGAATTCAAACTGGAGTCATTTCGAACCTTAAACACAAGGACCCAGGTAGTTTCCTGGTTGATTGCAAAGCTCTGTTCAAGCGACGAATCCAGACTGCCTTAAAAAATAACGCTGCAGTAAAAGTTAACATAGCATTTGGAGGAGAATTCGAGATTGCTCAAGGCGATAAGATGATAAATGAAACCAAGTACTTCACTACTTCAAACTCAGCCATTTATAGAGACACCAATCTTGATGAATGGTTCGAGAAAAAAGTAGTGAAACCCATCAACAGAGACTTGGAAGAATTCCAAGAGAGAGATAGTGGCTGGGCACTTAAAGCTGTTGTTAACCTAGGggtgaatataaacaaatttacaCCACAGCTTGGCTCCTCATATATTGAAGTTCCCCCTCAGATAAAAATAAAACAGGCATGCATTAATGTTAAAAACGATGACGATGCATGCTTTGCATGGGCTGTCATATCGGCATTATATCCTTGTCAGAATAACTCCGCTTTAATGTCATCTTACCCACACTACTCCCAAGTGTTGAAACTTAAAGGTATTCAGTGGCCAATGACCGCCAAACAGATTCCTAATTTTGAAAAGCAGAATAATATATCGATTAAtgtttacattttgaaaaaggagaagaagaactATACGACTCTCCCTACCTTCCTAACAAAAGACAAGAAGGATAAACATGTGAATCTGCTTTTGATACAAGATAAATATGATGAGCAAGGTCCCCTTAAATATCATTACGTTtggataaaaaatctatctcGCCTCCTTTCCAAGCAGCTTAGCAATGAAGATGGAACAAAATATTTCTGTGATGGCTGCCTCCATTACTTTCGATCGCAAGAAAAGTTGAATGTTCATAAGACATGCTGCAAAGGGCGATCAGATGTTCTCTGTGATAGGTGTTTACAACCATTTTTATCGTCTACACAGCTAGAAGCTCACATCAACGATTGTGAAAGAATAAATGAAACAGCCATTAAAATGCCTGAAGAAagccataaaatgttaaaatttaagaATTTCAGGAATAAACTAAAAGCCCCCTTCGCGGTATACGCAGATCTTGAAAGCGTTCTGGAACATAGTGCTGAAAAGACTACCTATCAAAAACATATACCTGCTGCCGTTTGGTATTACTTTAAATGTTCCTATGATGATTCTCTGTCATTTTATAAATCATATCGTGGAAAAGATTGCATGAAATGGTTCGCAGATGAACTAAATCAGCTTGCTGAGGATGTTTCTACGGTGTTTATGTGTCCGTTTGATATTAATATGACATTTCAGCAAGAGAGTGATTTTCAAGCAGCCACTCATTGTCATATTTGCGAGCAGCGCTTCTCCCTCAGTGATAAGAAAATGCGAGACCATAATCACCTGATCCCAGAAAATAATTATAGATTTGCATCTCATGAAGGCTGTAATATTAATTACAAAGATGCTCACACTATCCCTGTGATATTTCATAACCTCAGTGGATATGACGCGCATTTCATTATTAATGATATTGCTACTCACATCAAAGGTCCTGTAGATCTTCTTCCTATTACTaaggaaaaatatatttctttcaCTAAACACATTAATGATGCTCGAATTAAATTTCGTTTCatcgatagttttcgatttatggCGTCTTCTCTCGATAAGCTCTCTTCTTATTTGACCGAATATCCTAATCTCCGCTCTCAATATGTTTTCCTTCCCGAGGAGCAGTTCAATCTTCTTACTGTGAAAGGTATCATGCCTTATGATTATATTGATTCTTTCGATCGTTTTATTGAAACATGTCTGCCGCCTATCgagtttttttataataaacttgaGGATAAACCTTGTCCTCGCCGCCATTATCATCGCGCTCTCCAAGTCTGGTCCTCATTCTCTTGTTCTTCTCTCGGAGATTACGTCGATCTCTACATGAAAACCGATATTCTTCTTCTTGCCGACGTTTTCGAACGGTTCCGCTCCAGTTGTCTCGAAACATATAATCTTGACCCCGCTCATTACTTTACTCTGCCTGGATTCACGTGGGATGCGATGCTTAACTATACAAAACAGGAACTTGAACTTTTAACTGATCCAGATATGCATTTGTTTGTGGAGCGTGGCATTCGTGGTGGTTTGAGTCAAGTTTGCTCGAAACGTCGTGTTCATGCTAATAACAAGTACATGGCATCTTACGACCCATCGAAGCCCGACTCCTATCTGATGTATTTCGATGTCAATAATCAATATGGGTGGGCAATGTCACAATATCTTCCATATGGAGGTTTCGAGTGGTCTGATACTAACATCAACGTTCTTAGTATTCCGGACGATTCTTCTGAAGGGTGCATTCTCGAGGTCGATCTGGAGTACCCTCAACATCTCCATGATCGTCATAAAGACATCCCATTCTGTCCCCAATCCTTGAACCCGAAAACTATGAAACCTCCTAAACGTCCGCGAGAGCTGACCAAATTAATGGCTACCCTTCATGATAAAGAAAGATATATAATTCATTACAGAGCCTTGAAGCAAGCGCTAGCTCATGGATTAATACTAAAAAAGATTCATCGAGTCTTGAAATTTAAGCAGTCTCCTTGGTTAAAGTCATACATCGACTTGAATACAAATCTCCGGAAGGCAGCAAAAAATGAGTTTGAAAAGAATCTGTTTAAGCTTATGAACAATGCAGTGTTTGGTAAGACTTTAGAGGGTGTGCGCAGGCGCGTTGATATTAAATTGCTGACAGAGTGGGAGGGTCGTTATGGAGCTGAAGCTAGAATAAGTAGCCCCCTGTTTAAAAACGCTACTATCTTTAATGAAAATTTGATTGCTGTTGAGATGCATAGAGCGGAAATATGGTTAGTTAAACCGATTTATGTTGGAATGAGTATTTTAGACTTGGCGAAAACGACCATATATGATTTCCAATATGGCTACTTAGCTAGCAGGTTCGGAGAAAACTTTTCGACCTGCTATACCGATACTGATAGTGTGATCGTGGAGATACGGGAAAAAGACCCGTATGAAGCAATGATACATGATtgctataaatattttgataCCTCAGACTATCCTAAAGACAACATTTACGGCATCCCTCTGGTTAATAAGAAGGTATTGGGCATAATGAAAGATGAGAATAATGGCTGCATTATGACCGACTACATAGGACTCCGATCGAAATTATACACGACAAAAGCAGCTACCACAGATGTTGACATTAAAAAGCTGAGGGGGAAGTTGAAAGAACAAGAGTATGACGATGATGAAGTTGATAATATTATACGAAATTATGGTGTGACAAAGAAGGCGAAGGGGGTAAAGAAATCTGTAGTAAATACTAAAATTACTTTTGAGGACTACGTAGAATGTTCAGATACCTTTACAGCAAAGGTCACCTCACAAAATCTTATACGCTCTGATAAACACAAAGTTTATTCTATAACTCAAAGTAAGATTGCGCTAAGCCCCAATGATGATAAAAGACATCACATTCAGGGTTCTTATGATACGCTTCCCTTTGGGCACTATTTAATTGATACTCTTGAGATGGATATTGATTAG